ATCCGGAAGTTAAGAAACTCGTCGATTACGTGCTGGGCTATCTTGGCGTCGGCGCTCCGGCCCTCTTCTCCACTCTTGGACGTACGGCCGCCCGCGGCATCGAGACCAAGGTCATCGCCGACAAACTCATGGACTGGGTCAACGAACTGGCCGAGAACGTGAAGAGCGGCAACAACAAGATCTATCAGGACTGGACCATGCCCGACGAGGCCGAAGGCGTGGGTTACGTCAATGCTCCACGTGGCGCGCTCAGCCATTGGATCAAGATCAAAGGCGGCAAGATCGAGAACTTCCAGCTCGTCGTACCCTCGACCTGGAACTTCGGACCGCGCTGCTCAGCCGGCAAAATGTCCGCAGTGGAAGAGGCGCTCATCGGCACGCCTATCGCCGATGCCGAACGCCCGGTGGAAATTCTGCGCACCGTGCACTCCTTTGACCCATGCATCGCCTGCGGCGTGCATGTCATTGACTCCAGGACCAACCAGGTCCGCAAATTCAAGATTCTGTAAAATAACAAGGGCCCCGATTTCGGGGCCCTTCCCGCTCTTGAATCAACCCACAAAGTTGCGTAGCATTTCTTTTTAATTCCTAAAACATGGACACGTTCATGACTGTAAAACGCATTCTCGTTCTTGGCGTGGGCAATATTCTTTTCACCGATGAAGGCATCGGTGTGCGCTGCATTGAGCAGATGCAGGAAAAATACAAATTTTCGGACAACGTCAGCCTCATGGACGGAGGCACGCTGGGCACCAAGCTGATGGGGCCGATCATCGAATCGGACTACCTGATCGTCTGCGACGCGGTTCTCTGCGACGACAAGCCCGGCTCCGTGTACCGGCTCATGGGCGACGATCTGCGCAAAAGCCTGGCCTTTCGC
This is a stretch of genomic DNA from Desulfomicrobium apsheronum. It encodes these proteins:
- a CDS encoding HyaD/HybD family hydrogenase maturation endopeptidase; this translates as MTVKRILVLGVGNILFTDEGIGVRCIEQMQEKYKFSDNVSLMDGGTLGTKLMGPIIESDYLIVCDAVLCDDKPGSVYRLMGDDLRKSLAFRDSMHQTDLVDTLGMCEIVGNRPEAVVIGMEPFDYDSMALELSPTAVSSMPVMIDSVIREIEAAGGTCTPN